From Danio rerio strain Tuebingen ecotype United States chromosome 7, GRCz12tu, whole genome shotgun sequence, the proteins below share one genomic window:
- the LOC141375017 gene encoding uncharacterized protein — MNMGKLTDSTRRQLVNIVVAYITEKEGRVPSKETKTRCALGIVTLCPSLKDPYSRTGYEHFYDPKSNQGYISWRLKTVSRRSKSQSTRNARSSAASDDEGNGGPTANRANWNYLEKQLDGDQCKEAISFMSHCADKDQIFEKMKLTFKHRQQLIHDAEKSSTALSVFPRFLDTKGLVLQDFDIKFGTETASRLLEQWDTLKPKIIAEAKTLNSNLYLNSLLAAGTGQNLECEWQGWDSDMSCLLLLAFLLPPSAGGRNNSTKISIKVAMDHVVQFHKACCSLTEYVEKTEGLQPHLLAVGSAKNAIHEFYIVLDGKLLPCQAKSSLSAFDELFKAYFVFSVSYPHSLNAMFTFVQTTIYKIGCGTVRETPRVKDLRAKLLN, encoded by the exons ATGAACATGGGAAAACTCACAGATTCAACCCGGCGACAGTTAGTCAACATCGTTGTTGCATACATAACTGAAAAAGAAGG TCGTGTCCCTTCCAAAGAAACAAAAACACGCTGTGCCTTGGGAATTGTAACTCTTTGCCCATCACTGAAGGATCCATACTCAAGAACTGGATAT gaACATTTCTATGACCCCAAGAGCAATCAAGGATACATATCATGGCGTCTGAAAACAGTTTCACGCCGAAGCAAAAGCCAGAGCACAAGAAATGCCAGGTCAAGTGCAGCATCGGATGATGAAGGCAACGGAGGACCAACAGCTAACAGAGCCAACTGGAACTATTTGGAAAAGCAGCTCGATGGCGACCAATGCAAAGAAGCCATATCATTTATGAGTCATTGTGCTGACAAGGACCAGATTTTTGAGAAGATGAAATTAACATTCAAGCACAGACAGCAGCTTATTCATGATGCAGAGAAGTCCAGCACAGCTCTTTCAGTTTTTCCAAGATTTCTCGACACAAAGGGATTG GTTCTTCAAGACTTTGACATCAAATTTGGAACTGAAACCGCTTCCAGACTACTAGAACAATGGGACACTTTAAAGCCAAAGATCATCGCAGAGGCGAAAACGCTTAATTCAAACTTGTACCTAAACAGCCTGCTTGCAGCTGGCACTGGACAGAACCTGGAATGTGAATGGCAAG GATGGGACAGTGACATGTCCTGTCTTTTACTACTGGCTTTCCTTTTGCCACCTTCAGCAGGTGGTAGAAACAATTCAACAAAGATCAGCATTAAGGTGGCAATGGATCATGTTGTGCAGTTTCACAAG GCTTGTTGCAGTCTAACTGAATATGTTGAGAAGACTGAAGGCCTGCAACCACATCTCCTTGCAGTTGGCTCTGCAAAGAATGCCATTCATGAGTTCTACATTGTTCTGGATGGAAAACTTCTACCATGTCAGGCAAAGTCATCCCTTTCTGCTTTTGACGAACTGTTTAAAGCGTATTTTGTTTTTAGTGTGTCATACCCCCACTCCTTAAatgcaatgtttacatttgttcAGACAACAATCTACAAGATTGGTTGTGGCACAGTTCGTGAAACCCCAAGGGTAAAGGACCTACGAGCCAAACTTCTGAATTAG